In Arthrobacter sp. B3I4, the following proteins share a genomic window:
- a CDS encoding DUF3000 domain-containing protein, with the protein MNPLDQVPADFLFALGTLRKARCRSELRLNEIPAPGRLAPYAVALGAEVMVPDGAAPGALHGPAAAAFAPASGGDDVELASGRFILLHDPDGSAVWDGEFRVVTYIRAQLEPDMGNDEMLGSVAWTWLVEALENHRAPYRSAGGTATRVLSESFGTLAGRPGTIDIELRASWTPAGRDITAHLEAWSDMVCTFAGLPPLPDGVSALPRRRPGQA; encoded by the coding sequence GTGAACCCCCTCGACCAGGTCCCGGCGGATTTTCTCTTCGCCCTGGGAACCCTTCGAAAAGCACGGTGCCGCAGCGAGCTGCGCCTCAACGAGATCCCGGCCCCGGGCAGGCTCGCGCCCTATGCCGTGGCACTCGGCGCGGAAGTCATGGTCCCCGACGGGGCCGCCCCCGGTGCGTTGCACGGCCCGGCAGCCGCCGCGTTCGCGCCGGCGTCCGGCGGTGACGACGTCGAACTCGCCAGCGGCCGGTTCATTCTGCTGCACGATCCCGACGGTTCGGCGGTGTGGGACGGCGAATTCCGGGTGGTGACCTACATCCGCGCCCAGCTTGAGCCCGACATGGGCAACGACGAAATGCTGGGCTCGGTGGCCTGGACCTGGCTCGTGGAGGCGCTGGAAAACCACCGGGCGCCCTACCGTTCGGCCGGGGGCACGGCCACCCGGGTGCTCTCCGAAAGCTTCGGCACGCTCGCCGGCCGGCCCGGAACCATCGACATTGAACTGCGTGCCTCGTGGACACCGGCTGGCAGGGACATCACGGCCCACCTGGAGGCCTGGTCGGATATGGTGTGCACCTTTGCCGGCCTGCCGCCGCTTCCCGACGGCGTCTCCGCACTGCCGCGCCGGCGTCCCGGGCAGGCGTGA
- a CDS encoding HRDC domain-containing protein encodes MTPHNPEISTAGTPTATSSTEAGAAAHITVEGFDSLVPEVIDLDAPRDGVPLVIETHAGLERCAAALAAGHGPAGVDAERASGFRYGQRAFLVQIRREGAGTWLIDPEPFGDLRIINDALRGVEWILHAASQDLPCLSELGMWPDKLFDTELAARLAGLPRVGLAAVIEQLLGFGLAKEHSAADWSTRPLPEPWLRYAALDVEVLTELREELIELLTADGKLEYAEQEFAAILEAGQAPPRVDPWRKTSGLHQIRDRRQLAAVRELWLERDSLAQKRDVAPGRLIPDSSLVAAAKAMPATVPQLLGTKGFHGRAAQREAPRWLRCITAARNLEELPPLHLATNAPPPPRVWADRDPEAAARLATARPKLQALAEQLNLPVENLLTPDYLRRVAWRPPVEVSEEGIAEELQNLGARQWQVKLTAPLIAEAFLNPQPLPPKEAKAPTTAGPGTAAPSGTPEAPAAAAS; translated from the coding sequence ATGACCCCTCATAATCCGGAAATCAGCACCGCGGGCACCCCCACCGCGACCAGCAGCACAGAGGCCGGCGCCGCCGCCCACATCACGGTGGAAGGCTTTGACAGCCTGGTGCCCGAGGTCATCGACCTCGACGCCCCGCGGGACGGCGTGCCGCTCGTCATAGAGACCCACGCCGGACTCGAGCGATGTGCCGCAGCCCTGGCGGCCGGCCACGGCCCCGCAGGCGTCGACGCGGAACGCGCTTCCGGCTTCCGCTACGGCCAGCGCGCCTTCCTCGTCCAGATCCGCCGCGAAGGCGCCGGCACCTGGCTGATCGACCCGGAGCCCTTCGGGGACCTGCGCATTATCAACGACGCGCTGCGCGGCGTCGAATGGATCCTGCACGCGGCCAGCCAGGACCTGCCCTGCCTGTCCGAGCTCGGCATGTGGCCGGACAAACTCTTCGACACCGAACTTGCCGCCCGGCTGGCAGGGCTGCCCCGGGTGGGCCTCGCCGCCGTCATCGAACAGCTTCTGGGCTTCGGCCTGGCGAAGGAGCACTCCGCCGCCGACTGGTCGACCCGGCCGCTGCCCGAGCCGTGGCTGCGCTACGCCGCGCTCGACGTCGAGGTCCTCACCGAACTGCGCGAGGAGCTGATCGAGCTGCTCACTGCCGACGGAAAACTCGAATACGCCGAACAGGAATTCGCGGCCATCCTTGAGGCCGGTCAGGCTCCCCCGCGCGTTGACCCTTGGCGCAAGACCTCCGGGTTGCACCAGATCCGTGACCGCCGCCAGCTCGCCGCAGTCCGCGAACTCTGGCTGGAGCGCGACTCGCTGGCGCAAAAGCGCGACGTCGCCCCGGGACGGCTGATTCCCGATTCCTCCCTGGTGGCCGCTGCCAAGGCCATGCCCGCCACCGTCCCGCAACTGCTCGGCACCAAGGGTTTCCATGGCCGTGCCGCGCAGCGGGAGGCGCCGCGCTGGCTGCGCTGCATCACCGCGGCCCGCAACCTCGAGGAACTGCCGCCGCTGCATCTTGCCACCAACGCTCCCCCGCCGCCGCGCGTCTGGGCCGACCGGGATCCCGAGGCCGCGGCCCGGCTCGCCACCGCCCGGCCGAAGCTCCAGGCGCTGGCCGAGCAGCTGAACCTGCCGGTCGAGAACCTGCTGACCCCTGATTATCTGCGCCGTGTGGCGTGGCGTCCCCCGGTGGAGGTTAGCGAAGAAGGCATCGCCGAGGAGCTCCAGAACCTTGGGGCCCGGCAGTGGCAGGTTAAGCTCACCGCGCCGCTGATCGCTGAGGCGTTCCTCAATCCGCAGCCCCTGCCGCCCAAGGAAGCCAAGGCGCCCACGACCGCGGGGCCCGGAACGGCAGCCCCGTCCGGCACGCCCGAAGCTCCGGCCGCCGCCGCTTCCTGA
- a CDS encoding low specificity L-threonine aldolase, with translation MVETNTVRSTSDDASAGAARLHDPSVRGFASDNYSGVHPEVLAALAAANEGHQVSYGEDDYTARLQELMEEHFGAGIECFPVFNGTGANVLSLQSLLPRWGAVICASTAHINMDENGAPERIGGIKLLQVPTPDGKLTPALIDQEAWGWGDEHRAQPLAVSITQTTELGTCYTPEEVRAIAEHVHSKGMKLHMDGARLANAAAHLDVPLRAFTRDAGVDILSFGGTKNGLLFGEVVIALNPEAAHGLVYLRKMNMQLASKMRFMSAQFIALLEGDLWLRSAAHANAMAARLRAGVESIPGVELSQKTESNGVFAVLPAGSADRLRQSFRFYDWNEAAREVRWMCSFDTTEEDVDSFIAAIKRELAEN, from the coding sequence ATGGTCGAAACAAACACGGTCCGATCCACCTCAGATGACGCTTCCGCCGGCGCTGCGCGGTTGCACGACCCGTCGGTCCGGGGCTTCGCCTCGGACAACTACTCCGGCGTCCACCCGGAGGTGCTGGCGGCCCTGGCCGCAGCCAACGAAGGCCATCAGGTCTCCTACGGCGAGGACGACTACACCGCCCGCCTGCAGGAGCTGATGGAGGAACACTTCGGTGCGGGCATTGAATGCTTCCCGGTCTTCAACGGCACCGGCGCGAACGTCCTCTCACTCCAGTCCCTGCTCCCCCGCTGGGGCGCCGTCATTTGCGCCTCGACCGCCCACATCAACATGGATGAGAACGGCGCTCCGGAGCGGATCGGCGGGATCAAGCTGCTGCAGGTCCCGACGCCGGACGGCAAGCTCACTCCGGCCCTGATCGACCAGGAAGCGTGGGGCTGGGGCGATGAGCACCGGGCACAGCCGCTGGCCGTTTCGATCACGCAGACTACCGAGCTGGGGACCTGCTACACCCCCGAGGAGGTCCGCGCCATCGCCGAGCACGTCCACTCCAAGGGCATGAAACTGCACATGGACGGCGCGCGGCTGGCCAACGCCGCAGCACACCTGGACGTCCCGCTGCGCGCCTTCACCCGTGACGCGGGCGTGGACATCCTCTCTTTTGGCGGCACCAAAAACGGTCTGCTCTTCGGCGAAGTCGTGATCGCACTGAACCCGGAGGCAGCGCACGGCCTGGTCTACCTGCGCAAGATGAACATGCAGCTGGCCTCCAAGATGCGGTTTATGTCCGCACAGTTCATCGCCCTGCTCGAAGGCGACCTGTGGCTGCGGTCGGCCGCGCACGCCAATGCGATGGCGGCCCGGCTGCGCGCCGGCGTCGAATCCATTCCGGGCGTGGAACTGAGCCAGAAGACCGAGTCCAACGGCGTGTTCGCCGTCCTGCCGGCCGGCTCCGCGGACCGGCTGCGGCAGTCCTTCCGCTTCTATGACTGGAACGAAGCGGCCCGGGAGGTCCGCTGGATGTGCTCCTTCGACACCACCGAGGAAGATGTTGATTCGTTCATCGCCGCTATCAAGCGCGAACTGGCGGAGAACTAA
- a CDS encoding 3-hydroxyacyl-CoA dehydrogenase NAD-binding domain-containing protein, translated as MSAADFRKLADLFPNETVTHSYVQDIQLPAVNGKSPGTFALVTLDNGLDHSKPTTLGPNTLIELGSVLEGLRDRAARGEIAGVGVTGKPYFLVAGADLSTVKSVSGREQGLWMAQLGHDVYATLANLGVPSFAFINGLALGGGLEIALQSTYRTVSTGAGALALPEAFIGLVPGWGGVYILPRLIGPENAVKVMIENPLSNNRTLTGPQAYELGVADALFEPADFVEQSVAWAARVIAGDVAPERANAVDPAAPEVAERWDAAVAAGRAFVEAKTSNASPAPAKVLEVLEANRTMTQQQSAELECETLADLMQTDEFRSTVYAFLDLVQRRSKRPAGAPDRKLARPVTKIGVVGAGLMASQLALLFARQLKVPVVMTDIDQARVDKGVDYVHAEVDKLLAKKRISADAANRTKALVSGSVSKEAFADADLVIEAVFEELNVKKQVFKEVEAIVSPECILATNTSSLSVTAMAEDLEHPERLVGFHFFNPVAVMPLLEIVRAPKTDDAVLATAFELAKGLKKSAVLVKDAAAFVVNRLLLRLMGEVTAAFDEGTPAEVADNALRPMGLPMTPFTLGAMVGLPVAQHVQESLHTAFGDRFTVSKNLQALIDNGIKSVWDPASVKAGKPVIPAETLALMSFGNSPSTAEEVLRRTQDALAEEIGLMLDEGVVAGPEDIDLCMILGAGWPMFLGGITPYLDRVGASERVTGKKFLAPGVASAPAV; from the coding sequence ATGAGCGCCGCCGATTTCCGCAAACTTGCCGACCTGTTCCCAAACGAAACGGTGACGCACTCCTACGTCCAGGACATCCAGCTCCCCGCCGTGAACGGGAAAAGCCCGGGCACCTTCGCCTTGGTGACGCTGGACAACGGCCTGGACCACTCCAAGCCGACCACCTTGGGCCCGAACACCCTGATCGAGCTCGGCTCCGTGCTTGAGGGGCTGCGGGACCGCGCCGCCCGCGGCGAGATCGCCGGCGTCGGCGTCACCGGCAAACCGTACTTCCTGGTCGCCGGTGCCGATCTGTCCACGGTCAAGTCGGTCAGCGGCCGCGAGCAGGGGCTGTGGATGGCCCAGCTGGGCCACGACGTCTACGCGACCCTGGCCAACCTCGGCGTGCCCAGCTTCGCGTTCATCAACGGTCTGGCTCTGGGCGGCGGGCTGGAGATCGCGCTGCAGTCCACCTACCGCACCGTGTCCACCGGCGCCGGCGCACTGGCACTGCCGGAGGCCTTCATCGGGCTGGTTCCGGGCTGGGGCGGCGTCTACATCCTGCCCCGGCTGATCGGCCCCGAGAACGCCGTCAAGGTGATGATCGAGAACCCGCTGAGTAACAACCGCACGCTCACCGGCCCGCAGGCTTACGAACTTGGCGTCGCCGACGCACTCTTCGAGCCGGCGGACTTCGTCGAGCAGTCCGTTGCCTGGGCCGCCCGGGTGATCGCCGGGGACGTTGCTCCCGAACGTGCCAACGCCGTCGACCCGGCCGCGCCGGAGGTGGCAGAGCGCTGGGACGCTGCGGTTGCCGCAGGACGTGCCTTCGTGGAAGCCAAGACCTCCAACGCCTCCCCCGCGCCGGCCAAGGTGCTTGAGGTGCTCGAAGCCAACCGCACCATGACCCAGCAGCAGTCCGCGGAGCTCGAATGCGAAACCCTCGCCGACCTGATGCAAACCGACGAGTTCCGCTCCACGGTGTACGCCTTCCTGGACCTGGTCCAGCGCCGTTCCAAACGCCCCGCGGGCGCCCCGGACCGCAAGCTCGCCCGGCCGGTGACGAAGATCGGCGTCGTGGGCGCCGGCCTGATGGCCAGCCAGCTCGCGCTGCTCTTCGCCCGCCAGCTCAAGGTGCCGGTGGTGATGACGGACATCGACCAGGCACGCGTGGACAAGGGCGTGGACTACGTGCACGCCGAGGTGGACAAGCTGCTGGCAAAGAAGCGGATCAGCGCGGACGCCGCCAACCGGACCAAGGCCCTGGTCAGCGGTTCGGTCTCCAAGGAGGCCTTCGCCGACGCCGATCTCGTCATCGAGGCCGTCTTCGAAGAGCTCAACGTCAAGAAGCAGGTGTTCAAGGAGGTCGAGGCGATCGTCTCGCCCGAGTGCATCCTGGCCACCAACACGTCCTCACTTTCGGTCACCGCGATGGCGGAAGACCTGGAGCACCCCGAACGGCTGGTCGGCTTCCACTTCTTCAACCCGGTGGCCGTGATGCCGCTGCTGGAGATCGTCCGGGCGCCGAAGACCGACGACGCCGTGCTGGCCACCGCGTTCGAGCTCGCCAAGGGCCTCAAGAAATCCGCGGTGCTGGTCAAGGACGCCGCCGCGTTCGTCGTCAACCGGCTGCTGCTGCGGCTGATGGGCGAGGTGACCGCCGCCTTCGACGAGGGCACCCCGGCCGAGGTGGCGGACAACGCGCTGCGCCCGATGGGGCTGCCGATGACGCCCTTCACCCTCGGCGCCATGGTGGGACTGCCGGTCGCCCAGCACGTCCAGGAATCCCTGCACACCGCCTTCGGAGACCGCTTCACGGTCTCGAAGAACCTGCAGGCGCTGATCGACAACGGCATTAAGTCCGTCTGGGATCCGGCCTCGGTGAAGGCCGGCAAGCCCGTCATTCCCGCCGAAACCCTGGCCCTGATGTCCTTTGGCAACTCGCCCTCCACCGCCGAGGAAGTGTTGCGCCGGACGCAGGACGCCCTCGCGGAGGAGATCGGCCTGATGCTGGATGAGGGCGTCGTTGCCGGACCGGAGGACATCGACCTTTGCATGATCCTCGGCGCGGGCTGGCCGATGTTCCTCGGCGGCATCACCCCGTACCTGGACCGGGTGGGCGCCTCCGAGCGGGTCACCGGCAAGAAGTTCCTGGCACCGGGGGTTGCTTCGGCGCCGGCTGTTTAG
- a CDS encoding acetyl-CoA C-acyltransferase, whose translation MSQARPSGTSSRGNARTVRDVVFVDGVRTPFGRAGEKGIYAGTRADDLVVKCIRELLRRNPSLPAARVDEVAIAATTQTGDQGLTIGRTAALLAGLPRTVPGFAIDRMCAGAMTAVTTTASGIGFGAYDVVIAGGVEHMGNHPMGAGADPNPRFMSERIVDPAALNMGNTAENLHDRFPAITKDRTDAYAVASQDKLAAAYAKDQIQPDLVPVATMKPGQGWTVNTVDEPPRPGTSVEDLAALRTPFRAHGRVTAGNAAGLNDGATAALLASADAAEELGLPVKMRLVSYAFAGVEPEVMGIGPVPATEKALKNAGLGIDDIGLFEINEAFAVQVLSFLDHFGIADDDPRVNRYGGAIAVGHPLASSGVRLMNQLARQFEEDPAVRFGMTTMCIGLGMGATVIWENPHHADYGTDYTTETGAAA comes from the coding sequence GTGAGCCAAGCCCGCCCAAGCGGAACATCCAGCCGCGGAAACGCACGCACAGTCCGCGACGTCGTTTTTGTTGACGGCGTCCGCACCCCGTTCGGCCGCGCCGGCGAGAAGGGGATCTACGCCGGAACCCGCGCCGATGACCTCGTGGTCAAGTGCATCCGTGAACTCCTGCGCCGCAATCCGTCCCTGCCGGCCGCCCGCGTCGATGAGGTGGCCATTGCCGCCACCACCCAGACCGGCGACCAGGGCCTGACTATCGGCCGCACCGCCGCCCTGCTGGCCGGGCTGCCGCGGACCGTCCCGGGTTTCGCGATTGACCGGATGTGCGCCGGTGCCATGACCGCCGTAACCACCACGGCCAGCGGCATCGGTTTCGGCGCGTACGACGTCGTGATCGCCGGCGGCGTCGAACACATGGGCAACCACCCGATGGGCGCAGGCGCGGACCCCAACCCGCGGTTCATGTCCGAACGGATCGTGGACCCGGCCGCCCTCAACATGGGCAACACCGCGGAGAACCTGCACGACCGCTTCCCCGCCATCACCAAGGACCGCACCGACGCCTACGCGGTCGCCTCCCAGGACAAGCTCGCCGCGGCCTACGCCAAAGACCAGATCCAGCCGGACCTGGTGCCGGTGGCCACGATGAAGCCGGGCCAGGGCTGGACCGTGAACACCGTGGACGAACCTCCCCGCCCGGGAACGTCCGTCGAGGACCTGGCCGCGCTCCGGACCCCGTTCCGCGCACATGGCCGCGTCACCGCCGGCAACGCCGCCGGCCTCAACGACGGCGCCACCGCGGCGCTGCTGGCCTCCGCCGACGCGGCCGAAGAACTCGGCCTGCCGGTCAAGATGCGACTGGTCAGCTACGCCTTCGCCGGCGTCGAACCGGAAGTGATGGGCATCGGCCCGGTCCCGGCCACCGAAAAGGCCCTCAAGAACGCCGGCCTCGGCATCGACGACATCGGCCTGTTCGAAATCAACGAAGCCTTCGCCGTGCAGGTCCTCAGCTTCCTGGACCACTTCGGCATCGCCGACGACGACCCCCGGGTCAACCGCTACGGCGGCGCGATCGCCGTTGGGCACCCGCTCGCCTCCTCGGGCGTCCGGCTGATGAACCAGCTGGCCCGCCAGTTCGAGGAAGACCCTGCCGTCCGCTTCGGCATGACCACCATGTGCATCGGCCTCGGCATGGGGGCCACCGTCATTTGGGAGAACCCGCACCACGCCGATTACGGCACCGATTACACCACCGAGACTGGAGCCGCAGCATGA